The following coding sequences lie in one Rutidosis leptorrhynchoides isolate AG116_Rl617_1_P2 chromosome 6, CSIRO_AGI_Rlap_v1, whole genome shotgun sequence genomic window:
- the LOC139854585 gene encoding F-box/kelch-repeat protein At3g23880-like has protein sequence MTLEDEHHQQPPKIIKKLQSIPTLLEELIVEILTRLLVESLLRCKSVCKLWCSLISDPHFIKSHLKLSSNRNNHANYRLIVSTAPKINFKTCNLYNVLYDKSIDAIELVYPLKHPSKLVWIVGSCNGLLCILVENDTLFIWNASTRRSNRLPKCGSKLMPRWYGFGYDTLTDDYKIVAISCLLKTEHDTEVNIYSLKTGNWKKLSDLPHGNLFYDDGKFLDGAIHWRDFSSLYSWTIVSVSLGNESYGEVQQPVYDEGYKHLTLGVVGEKLCVVCDYLKKCADVWVMKVYGEQDSWTKLVSVSYFSDPAGYQYSVPLCVSNDGKVLLQFGLKLLVYDSKNSLLLEIQNFDKCIETYTYVESLVSPDSSSGLVDNYVDVS, from the exons atgaCACTCGAAGATGAACATCATCAACAACctcctaaaataatcaaaaaacttCAATCTATTCCTACACTTCTGGAAGAACTCATAGTCGAAATTCTAACAAGACTTCTGGTTGAATCGCTGTTACGATGTAAGTCTGTTTGCAAATTATGGTGTTCTTTGATTTCCGATCCGCATTTCATCAAATCACATCTTAAGTTATCAAGTAACCGCAATAATCACGCTAATTATAGACTAATTGTCAGCACCGCGCCTAAAATAAACTTTAAGACTTGTAACCTTTATAATGTGTTGTATGATAAATCCATCGATGCAATAGAGCTCGTTTATCCATTAAAACACCCTAGTAAATTGGTTTGGATAGTCGGTTCTTGTAACGGATTGTTATGTATACTCGTTGAAAACGATACATTGTTCATTTGGAACGCTAGTACCAGAAGATCGAATAGGTTGCCAAAATGCGGTTCTAAATTGATGCCCCGTTGGTATGGTTTTGGGTATGATACGTTGACTGATGATTATAAAATTGTTGCGATTTCGTGTCTGCTTAAAACAGAACATGATACTGAAGTGAATATATATTCACTGAAAACAGGAAATTGGAAGAAACTTAGTGACCTTCCTCATGGGAATTTATTCTATGATGATGGGAAGTTTTTAGACGGAGCAATTCATTGG CGAGATTTCAGTTCACTGTATTCATGGACTATAGTTTCAGTTAGTTTAGGGAACGAGTCTTATGGTGAAGTTCAGCAACCTGTGTATGATGAAGGGTATAAGCATTTGACGTTGGGTGTTGTGGGAGAAAAGTTGTGTGTGGTTTGTGATTATCTTAAGAAATGTGCAGATGTATGGGTAATGAAGGTTTATGGTGAGCAAGATTCTTGGACTAAATTGGTTTCTGTTTCGTATTTTTCTGATCCTGCTGGTTATCAGTATTCTGTTCCTTTGTGTGTTTCAAATGATGGAAAAGTTTTGTTACAATTTGGTTTGAAATTGTTAGTGTATGATTCAAAGAATAGTTTGCTCTTGGAGATTCAAAactttgataaatgtattgaaacaTACACTTATGTTGAGAGTTTGGTTTCACCCGATTCATCATCAGGCCTTGTAGATAACTATGTTGATGTAAGTTAA
- the LOC139854584 gene encoding F-box/kelch-repeat protein At3g23880-like produces the protein MTLEDEHHQQPPKIIKKLQSIPTLLEELIVEILTRLPVESLLRCKSVCKLWCSLISDPHFIKSHLKLSSNRNNHANHRLIVSTAPKINFKTCNLYNVLYDKSIDAIELVYPLKHPSKSVWIVGSCNGLLCILVENDTLFIWNASTRRSNRLPKCGSKLMPRWYGFGYDTLTDDYKIVAISCLLKTEHDTEVNIYSLKTGNWKKLSDLPHGILFYDDGKFLDGAIHWVTKRDFSSLYSWTIVSVSLGNESYGEVQQPVYDEGYKHLTLGVVGEKLCVVCDYLKKCADVWVMKVYGEQDSWTKLVSVPYFSDPAGYQYSVPLCVSNDGKVLLQFGLKLLVYDSKNSLLLEIQNFDKCIETYTYVESLVSPDSSSGLVDNYVDVS, from the coding sequence atgaCACTCGAAGATGAACATCATCAACAACctcctaaaataatcaaaaaacttCAATCTATTCCTACACTTCTGGAAGAACTCATAGTCGAAATTCTAACAAGACTTCCGGTTGAATCGCTGTTACGATGTAAGTCTGTTTGCAAATTATGGTGTTCTTTGATTTCCGATCCGCATTTCATCAAATCACATCTTAAGTTATCAAGTAACCGCAATAATCACGCTAATCATAGACTAATTGTCAGCACCGCGCCTAAAATAAACTTTAAGACTTGTAACCTTTATAATGTGTTGTATGATAAATCCATCGATGCAATAGAGCTCGTTTATCCATTAAAACACCCTAGTAAATCGGTTTGGATAGTCGGTTCTTGTAACGGATTGTTATGTATACTCGTTGAAAACGATACATTGTTCATTTGGAACGCTAGTACCAGAAGATCGAATAGGTTGCCAAAATGCGGTTCTAAATTGATGCCCCGTTGGTATGGTTTTGGGTATGATACGTTGACTGATGATTATAAAATTGTTGCGATTTCGTGTCTGCTTAAAACAGAACATGATACTGAAGTGAATATATATTCACTGAAAACAGGAAATTGGAAGAAACTTAGTGACCTTCCTCATGGGATTTTATTCTATGATGATGGGAAGTTTTTAGACGGAGCAATTCATTGGGTTACGAAGCGAGATTTCAGTTCACTGTATTCATGGACTATAGTTTCAGTTAGTTTAGGGAACGAGTCTTATGGTGAAGTTCAGCAACCTGTGTATGATGAAGGGTATAAGCATTTGACGTTGGGTGTTGTGGGAGAAAAGTTGTGTGTGGTTTGTGATTATCTTAAGAAATGTGCAGATGTATGGGTAATGAAGGTTTACGGTGAGCAAGATTCTTGGACTAAATTGGTTTCTGTTCCGTATTTTTCTGATCCTGCTGGTTATCAGTATTCTGTTCCTTTGTGTGTTTCAAATGATGGAAAAGTTTTGTTACAATTTGGTTTGAAATTGTTAGTGTATGATTCAAAGAATAGTTTGCTCTTGGAGATTCAAAactttgataaatgtattgaaacaTACACTTATGTTGAGAGTTTGGTTTCACCCGATTCATCATCAGGCCTTGTAGATAACTATGTTGATGTAAGTTAA